One Salvia splendens isolate huo1 chromosome 12, SspV2, whole genome shotgun sequence genomic window carries:
- the LOC121759427 gene encoding amino acid transporter AVT6A-like, with amino-acid sequence MTTKSQKKPRSSSSKKSKRESVSVRIIDEKTPLLINKKAESSSFSSHGEANGASFTGAVFNLSTTIIGAGIMALPATMKVLGLILGIVAIVFVGVLTELAIGMLLRFSKAGAVASYGAVMGDAFGAIGRKALQVCVVINNIGVLVVYMIILGDVVSGSTSSGIHHPGLMESWFGQEWWTGRFFVLVVTTLGVFTPLAFLKRIDSLRHTSAVAVFLAVVFLVITAGIAVAKFIQGSIMWPRLLPDISDFNSIWTLFTVVPVLVTAYVCHFNVHSIENELEDPSLIKPVVRTSLLLCSVIYIMTSFFGFLLFGDATLDDVLSNFDTDLGIPFSSQLNDAVRVSYALHLMLVFPVIFYPLRLNLDGLFFSSSSIPLTADNMRFTSLTIALMSVIFLGANFIPSIWDAFQFTGATTAVCIGFIFPGIIVLRDGHGITTWKQKTLAVFMVGLAVFASLVAIYSDAYAIFKRNATPTRE; translated from the exons ATGACGACCAAAAGCCAGAAGAAACCTAGAAGCTCCTCATCGAAGAAATCAAAGAGAGAATCAGTATCCGTCCGAATCATCGATGAGAAAACGCCTCTATTGATCAACAAGAAGGCGGAGAGCAGCAGCTTCTCCTCCCACGGAGAAGCCAACGGAGCCTCCTTCACCGGAGCAGTATTCAACCTCTCCACGACTATAATCGGCGCCGGAATCATGGCGCTGCCGGCCACCATGAAGGTCCTCGGCCTCATCCTCGGGATCGTAGCTATTGTCTTCGTCGGCGTCCTCACGGAGCTCGCCATAGGCATGCTGCTCCGCTTCAGCAAAGCCGGCGCCGTCGCCTCCTACGGCGCCGTCATGGGCGACGCGTTCGGCGCCATTGGCCGGAAAGCGCTCCAGGTCTGCGTCGTCATCAATAATATTGGCGTGCTGGTTGTTTACATGATCATACTCG gggatgtcgtTTCCGGTTCGACTTCGAGCGGAATTCATCACCCCGGTCTGATGGAGAGCTGGTTCGGCCAGGAGTGGTGGACCGGCCGGTTCTTCGTCCTTGTTGTCACTACGCTTGGGGTTTTCACTCCATTGGCCTTTCTCAAGCGCATTG ATTCTCTGCGGCACACCTCTGCGGTGGCTGTTTTCCTTGCAGTGGTGTTCCTTGTGATAACCGCAGGCATTGCCGTTGCCAAGTTTATTCAAGGAAGCATTATGTGGCCTCGCCTACTCCCGGATATCTCTGACTTCAATTCCATCTGGACGCTCTTCACCGTCGTCCCTGTCCTCGTCACCGCCTACGTATGCCATTTCAACG TGCACAGTATTGAAAATGAGCTGGAAGATCCTTCATTGATAAAACCGGTGGTTCGAACATCCCTGCTGCTCTGCTCAGTCATTTACATCATGACCAGCTTCTTCGGCTTCCTCTTGTTCGGTGACGCCACCCTTGATGACGTGCTCTCCAACTTTGACACGGATCTTGGCATCCCGTTCAGCTCCCAGCTCAATGATGCTGTCCGTGTTAGCTACGCCCTTCATTTGATGCTGGTTTTCCCGGTCATTTTCTACCCCCTCCGTCTCAACTTAGATGgcctcttcttctcctcctcctccatccCTCTCACGGCTGACAACATGCGCTTCACCTCCCTCACAATTGCCCTCATGTCCGTCATCTTTCTGGGGGCCAATTTCATTCCCAGCATTTGGGACGCCTTTCAGTTCACCGGTGCAACCACTGCTGTCTGCATCGGCTTCATCTTTCCTGGTATCATCGTTTTAAG GGACGGTCATGGCATCACGACGTGGAAACAGAAAACTTTGGCGGTATTCATGGTTGGTTTGGCTGTGTTTGCTAGTTTGGTGGCGATTTACAGTGATGCGTACGCCATATTCAAGAGAAACGCAACACCTACTCGGGAATAG